One part of the Moorena sp. SIOASIH genome encodes these proteins:
- a CDS encoding LapA family protein: MITVQMVKLKLFAHPTPESVSRVGCMSMITVQMVKLKLFAHPTPTVDRIRDAVGECARKKNTYSLTSHQKLVTIMNYSHIRVLGLLLTSLIVAIWIGAIAIFSIQNITEVSVKFLVFESIDLPIGVVLAVSVGIGLVGGAIAPLVWQLLRQSWKFRDSEDEILLNRD, translated from the coding sequence ATGATAACTGTACAAATGGTGAAACTAAAATTATTTGCCCACCCTACACCAGAGTCAGTCAGTAGGGTGGGCTGCATGTCGATGATAACTGTACAAATGGTGAAACTAAAATTATTTGCCCACCCTACACCTACTGTTGACAGAATCAGGGATGCTGTTGGCGAATGTGCTAGAAAAAAAAATACATACAGTCTTACTAGTCACCAGAAACTAGTCACCATCATGAACTATTCCCATATCAGAGTACTTGGCTTACTTCTGACATCTCTGATAGTTGCTATTTGGATTGGCGCGATCGCTATTTTCTCGATCCAAAATATCACGGAAGTATCCGTGAAGTTTTTAGTCTTCGAGTCAATTGATCTGCCAATCGGTGTTGTCTTGGCTGTTAGCGTTGGTATTGGTCTTGTTGGGGGAGCGATCGCACCTCTAGTGTGGCAGCTTTTGAGGCAATCCTGGAAATTCCGAGACTCTGAGGATGAGATACTCTTAAACCGAGATTAA
- the ltrA gene encoding group II intron reverse transcriptase/maturase, which yields MEKIEPNPTGNGIVTKQTTDWHATNWKRAYRTVRKLRRRIFKATREGNWKKVNKLQRLMLRSYSNIQVSVRQATQVNSGKKTAGIDGETKLNPAERGKMVDSLTTYKTWKPIPTKRIYIPKSNGKKRPLGIPSITDRCLQGIVKNALEPSWEARFEPVSYGFRPGRSTHDARQRIFQNINGEKNRKWWVLDADISGCFDNIAHQPLLETIGNFPAANLIEEWLKAGYVHKGVFHNTEEGTPQGGIISPLLANIALHGLEEELGIRYKWIPDKRKKDGGWWCNTSTRTYVRFADDFVILTESEEDAAEAKKIVERWLSNKGLTLSEEKTKISHLTEGFDFLGWNFRKCQTTNRKTGLITLIKPSQKSVKKVKENLRIEFKRGRTLSQKVIIGKINSIVRGWSNYHNGAVSKEIFSNLDHYVFWKLQRWGRRKHAKKSQEWVNKKYFGNHCPGREDKWVFGDGEIYLDKFAWTPIQRHTMVAYDKSPDNPELVEYWNERELKQSAKTAKKRLSTGKDKIANRQEYQCPVCKQSLGEYQNTHLHHIIPQSLGGHDRYDNLIYLHEDCHYSIHALGATNPEIQQMLRNGIKTPSKKRNKSQKVQNRKSRKSKLHK from the coding sequence ATGGAAAAGATAGAACCGAATCCCACAGGAAACGGTATCGTAACTAAACAAACCACCGACTGGCACGCAACCAACTGGAAACGAGCCTACAGGACGGTCAGGAAACTTAGACGCAGAATTTTCAAGGCGACACGTGAAGGCAACTGGAAAAAGGTGAACAAACTACAAAGATTAATGCTTCGTAGTTACTCCAATATCCAAGTTTCCGTCAGACAGGCCACACAGGTCAATAGTGGAAAGAAAACAGCAGGAATAGACGGCGAAACAAAACTTAATCCCGCTGAAAGAGGAAAAATGGTCGATTCACTCACCACGTACAAAACCTGGAAGCCAATCCCAACTAAACGCATCTACATCCCAAAATCCAACGGCAAAAAGAGGCCACTAGGAATACCGAGCATCACCGACCGCTGCCTACAAGGCATTGTCAAAAATGCACTAGAACCTTCATGGGAAGCCAGATTTGAACCCGTATCATATGGCTTCAGACCAGGTAGAAGTACCCATGATGCCAGACAGAGGATATTCCAAAATATCAACGGGGAAAAGAATAGGAAATGGTGGGTACTGGACGCAGACATCTCCGGGTGTTTCGATAACATCGCTCACCAACCACTCTTGGAAACCATAGGGAACTTCCCAGCAGCAAACCTCATTGAGGAATGGCTTAAGGCGGGATACGTCCATAAAGGCGTATTCCATAACACAGAGGAAGGAACACCCCAAGGTGGAATAATAAGTCCCCTACTGGCTAATATCGCACTACACGGATTAGAGGAAGAATTGGGAATTAGGTACAAATGGATACCAGACAAAAGAAAAAAGGATGGAGGATGGTGGTGTAACACATCTACAAGGACTTACGTCCGCTTTGCTGATGACTTCGTAATCTTAACCGAAAGCGAGGAAGATGCAGCCGAAGCTAAGAAAATCGTCGAAAGATGGTTATCTAATAAAGGACTAACACTATCTGAAGAAAAGACAAAGATAAGCCACCTAACCGAAGGATTTGATTTTCTAGGCTGGAACTTCAGGAAATGCCAAACAACCAACAGGAAAACGGGACTAATAACACTCATTAAACCTTCTCAGAAAAGCGTTAAGAAGGTCAAGGAAAATCTAAGAATAGAATTCAAGAGAGGAAGAACCCTGTCCCAAAAGGTAATAATAGGTAAAATCAACTCCATAGTGAGGGGGTGGAGCAACTACCATAATGGGGCAGTATCAAAGGAAATCTTTTCTAACCTCGACCACTACGTATTCTGGAAATTGCAGAGATGGGGAAGACGGAAACACGCAAAGAAATCCCAAGAATGGGTAAACAAAAAATACTTCGGTAATCATTGCCCAGGAAGGGAAGACAAATGGGTATTCGGAGATGGAGAAATCTATTTGGACAAATTTGCCTGGACTCCAATCCAAAGGCACACAATGGTCGCTTATGACAAATCCCCAGACAACCCGGAACTCGTAGAGTATTGGAACGAAAGGGAATTAAAACAAAGCGCCAAAACGGCCAAGAAAAGATTATCCACAGGAAAGGACAAAATAGCAAACAGACAGGAGTATCAGTGTCCTGTCTGCAAGCAATCCCTAGGGGAATATCAAAATACGCATCTACATCATATCATTCCCCAATCCCTAGGGGGTCATGACCGATACGACAACTTAATCTACCTACATGAAGATTGTCACTATTCCATCCATGCCTTGGGCGCAACTAATCCCGAAATACAGCAAATGCTAAGAAACGGGATAAAAACACCCTCCAAGAAACGGAACAAAAGCCAAAAGGTACAAAACCGTAAATCAAGGAAAAGTAAGTTGCACAAATAA
- a CDS encoding Npun_F5560 family protein → MVRQIETLSRSALQTEVSRLREELQLRDQLVQQLSQELFRLVKGNANFKPPQEVSERHKAQMVVLREQLHDVEQQVEFYQQQIATRDTEIKQLRDNVEELTERSRQLEQVVQELPKIYHQKFSERMAPVKEKVTMLQRENRQLHAELQSVSYRLAVRSRNITRVDLPSFSRENGSPIPTFGSV, encoded by the coding sequence ATGGTGAGGCAGATTGAAACCCTATCGAGATCAGCTCTGCAAACGGAAGTATCTCGCTTGCGGGAAGAGTTGCAGCTTAGAGACCAGTTAGTGCAGCAGCTGTCTCAAGAACTATTCCGGTTGGTGAAGGGTAATGCTAATTTCAAACCTCCCCAAGAGGTTTCTGAGCGCCATAAGGCTCAGATGGTGGTCTTGCGAGAACAGTTGCACGATGTGGAGCAGCAGGTGGAATTTTATCAACAGCAAATTGCCACCCGTGACACGGAAATAAAGCAATTGCGGGATAATGTGGAAGAATTAACCGAACGCTCTCGTCAGCTAGAACAAGTTGTACAAGAGCTACCAAAAATTTATCACCAGAAGTTTTCGGAACGGATGGCACCAGTTAAGGAGAAGGTGACCATGTTACAGCGAGAAAACCGACAACTCCACGCTGAACTCCAGAGTGTCAGTTACCGACTAGCGGTCAGAAGCCGCAATATCACCCGGGTTGATCTACCGAGCTTCTCTCGTGAGAATGGTAGTCCTATCCCAACCTTTGGTAGTGTGTAA
- a CDS encoding Uma2 family endonuclease: MPQLLDQTTDQRIVHDGTWEQFKFIQKGFDGSPGVRLFYYDGIIEILMPGREHEIFASIIGYLITTFLTEKGIFFQSTRSMTQEKEGVASAQADESYCIGSVKLIPDLSIEVVFSSGGISKLERYQALGVPEVWFWEDGLLKLYHLEDGSYVPIERSLLPGLSELDLDWFRRCVLMAETDAGEAIRAFRRQI; the protein is encoded by the coding sequence ATGCCCCAACTACTCGACCAAACCACCGACCAACGCATTGTCCATGATGGCACCTGGGAACAGTTTAAGTTCATCCAGAAGGGATTTGATGGTTCTCCTGGAGTACGGCTGTTTTACTATGATGGGATAATCGAGATTCTCATGCCCGGACGAGAACATGAAATTTTTGCCAGTATCATCGGTTACTTAATCACAACCTTTCTGACGGAAAAGGGTATTTTCTTTCAGTCAACTCGCTCCATGACTCAGGAAAAAGAAGGCGTCGCCTCTGCCCAAGCTGATGAGTCTTATTGCATTGGTAGTGTCAAGCTGATTCCAGATTTGTCCATTGAAGTGGTTTTTAGCAGTGGTGGCATCAGTAAGTTAGAACGCTATCAAGCTTTAGGTGTTCCAGAGGTTTGGTTTTGGGAAGATGGATTACTAAAGCTTTATCATCTTGAAGACGGCAGTTATGTCCCCATCGAGCGTAGCTTGCTACCTGGACTGAGTGAACTGGATCTTGATTGGTTCAGACGCTGTGTTTTGATGGCAGAAACCGATGCGGGAGAAGCGATTAGAGCGTTTCGTCGGCAGATTTAG
- a CDS encoding DUF3368 domain-containing protein produces the protein MIVVSNTSPINYLILIGQINLLPQLFGQIIIPQAVYDELSDVAAPPPVQTWIATPPPWLKIRPVSLSSDSVLDLLDPGELAAILLAQELTADLILLDDMKARRIARERGLTITGILGILDRAATMKLINLPVVVDNLKNTSFWASESLLEKLLDKHS, from the coding sequence ATGATCGTTGTTTCTAATACTTCCCCGATTAACTACCTAATCCTGATTGGGCAGATTAACCTGCTACCCCAACTGTTTGGGCAAATCATTATTCCCCAAGCAGTGTATGATGAGCTATCAGATGTGGCTGCCCCACCACCTGTGCAAACTTGGATTGCCACCCCACCCCCTTGGCTGAAAATTAGACCCGTTAGCCTATCTTCCGATTCAGTTCTAGATTTACTAGACCCCGGAGAACTGGCAGCTATTCTTTTAGCTCAAGAACTCACAGCAGATTTAATTTTGCTAGATGATATGAAGGCACGGCGCATAGCAAGGGAACGAGGATTAACTATCACAGGTATTTTGGGGATTTTAGACCGGGCAGCTACTATGAAACTTATCAATTTACCTGTTGTTGTCGATAATCTTAAAAATACATCGTTTTGGGCATCGGAAAGTTTATTGGAAAAGCTTTTAGATAAGCATTCCTAA
- a CDS encoding transposase codes for MPNYRRPHVSGGTYFITQVTYQRVPWLCSDIGKKALREAIAKVREKYPFSIEAFVLLPDHFHGLWTLPPDDPDFSVRLRLIKTYVTKHYAQELGINRAVYRSRQKRRESNLWQRRCWEHLIRNERDFAHHCDYIHDNPVRHRLCKHPQDWQYSSIHRFIAQGIYPRDWGKDGRKEKPQGIWDE; via the coding sequence ATGCCCAATTATAGAAGACCTCATGTTTCCGGTGGTACATATTTTATCACTCAAGTCACTTATCAAAGAGTACCTTGGCTCTGTAGTGACATTGGCAAAAAGGCTCTCAGAGAAGCGATCGCTAAGGTAAGGGAAAAATATCCTTTTTCCATTGAGGCATTTGTTTTGTTACCAGACCATTTTCATGGTTTGTGGACTTTACCCCCTGATGATCCGGATTTTTCGGTGAGATTGCGATTAATAAAAACTTATGTTACCAAACATTATGCACAAGAATTAGGGATTAATCGAGCGGTTTATCGGTCACGACAAAAGCGAAGGGAAAGCAATCTTTGGCAACGTCGTTGTTGGGAACATTTAATCCGTAATGAACGGGATTTTGCTCACCATTGTGATTATATTCATGATAATCCGGTGAGACATCGGTTATGTAAACATCCTCAAGATTGGCAGTATTCCAGTATTCATCGGTTTATCGCTCAGGGAATTTATCCAAGGGATTGGGGAAAGGATGGAAGGAAAGAAAAACCACAGGGGATTTGGGATGAATAG
- a CDS encoding DUF433 domain-containing protein: MATLTDIGKLISTDANSNRPVIAGTRTSVRRIAGLYNQGNNAEEIARRLNHLTITQIYAALTYYHANRQEIDEDIAAEQTAYEELAKQHYQATKP; this comes from the coding sequence TTGGCAACCCTTACCGACATTGGCAAACTGATCAGTACTGATGCCAATAGTAATCGTCCAGTCATTGCAGGAACTCGAACCTCTGTGCGCCGAATTGCTGGTCTATATAATCAAGGTAACAACGCTGAAGAAATAGCGAGACGATTAAATCACCTAACAATCACTCAAATTTATGCCGCATTAACTTATTATCATGCTAACCGTCAGGAAATAGACGAAGATATCGCAGCCGAACAAACCGCCTATGAAGAACTGGCCAAACAACATTATCAGGCCACCAAACCCTAA
- a CDS encoding UPF0175 family protein codes for MEITIQLPDEIASQLQVGDLSRRILELIVADRYRQGQLGAAQVRRILNFSSRWETYQFLKEEKAYLPYTEADLDQDSQTLDNLFANPG; via the coding sequence ATGGAAATTACCATCCAACTCCCCGATGAAATCGCTAGTCAACTCCAAGTAGGTGACCTCTCCCGCAGAATCCTTGAACTGATCGTGGCTGATCGCTATCGTCAAGGTCAGCTTGGCGCTGCCCAAGTCCGCAGAATCCTTAACTTCTCTTCTCGCTGGGAAACCTACCAATTCCTCAAGGAGGAAAAAGCTTACCTTCCCTACACGGAAGCTGACCTAGACCAAGATAGCCAAACCCTCGACAATCTATTTGCCAACCCTGGATGA
- a CDS encoding DUF819 family protein: MATSLINPNQDFALWAVLLSAATIGLWAERTPWGAKLSGAVVTILVTFILSNLRIIPPDAPTYGVVWYYLVPLAIPLLLFQADLFRIVWEAGSTLIAYVIGAVGTILGTVVAYYLIPLGEEGWKLAAIFCATYIGGSVNFAATAESTGLRAGDLLSAGVAADNLVMTLYFLVLFALPSMKWLRGIFPNQRSHENTNSSQFSVFDSQSRQGLSVIDITLALAISMTTCAVGYGLASCLGFNKGGILVVTVLIVMLATVFPSYLGRITAAEKIGYLLMQIFFAVIGASANVEIVLRVGSVLFIFAGLILAIHLLVLLGVGRLLGLDLAELVIASNANMGGPTTAAAMATARQWDKLVTPAILCGTLGYAVATFIGVGLGNFLRSLG; this comes from the coding sequence ATGGCAACCTCTCTGATAAATCCTAATCAAGATTTCGCTCTATGGGCTGTGCTGCTGTCAGCAGCAACGATTGGATTGTGGGCAGAACGTACTCCTTGGGGAGCTAAACTATCTGGGGCTGTTGTCACCATTTTGGTAACCTTCATCCTATCTAATCTGAGGATTATTCCACCGGATGCTCCCACCTATGGGGTGGTCTGGTATTACTTAGTTCCTTTAGCTATTCCTTTGCTACTATTCCAAGCTGACTTGTTTCGGATTGTGTGGGAGGCTGGGTCTACCTTAATTGCCTATGTCATTGGTGCAGTGGGAACAATCCTAGGAACAGTAGTGGCTTACTATCTCATTCCTTTAGGAGAAGAAGGTTGGAAGTTGGCAGCAATTTTTTGTGCTACCTATATTGGTGGTTCTGTTAATTTTGCGGCAACAGCTGAAAGCACTGGGTTACGAGCAGGAGATTTACTCAGTGCCGGGGTAGCAGCAGATAATTTAGTTATGACCTTGTACTTTTTAGTGCTGTTTGCTTTACCTTCAATGAAGTGGCTACGGGGAATTTTCCCTAACCAACGTTCCCATGAGAATACTAATTCTAGCCAGTTTAGTGTCTTTGATTCCCAGTCTCGACAAGGACTCTCTGTTATCGATATCACTTTGGCATTAGCCATTAGTATGACCACTTGTGCTGTAGGTTATGGTCTCGCTAGCTGCTTGGGCTTCAACAAAGGGGGAATTCTGGTGGTAACGGTTTTAATTGTGATGCTAGCGACAGTATTTCCAAGTTATTTAGGTAGGATAACCGCAGCAGAAAAAATTGGCTATCTGCTGATGCAGATATTTTTTGCTGTAATTGGAGCCAGCGCTAATGTGGAAATAGTGCTGCGAGTGGGATCAGTTCTGTTTATCTTTGCTGGATTAATTCTCGCCATCCATTTGCTAGTGCTACTGGGAGTTGGGAGATTGCTGGGTTTGGATTTAGCTGAATTAGTAATTGCGTCGAATGCTAATATGGGTGGGCCAACTACAGCAGCGGCTATGGCTACAGCACGGCAGTGGGATAAACTGGTTACTCCTGCTATTCTTTGCGGTACTCTCGGTTATGCAGTAGCTACGTTTATTGGTGTAGGATTAGGGAATTTTCTGCGGTCTTTGGGTTGA
- a CDS encoding DUF4157 domain-containing protein, translating to MRTTHTYKPKYSHSTSWSDEQKKKDSRRKGYREILEAEEREWNAEEAVGEWGSISAKVMRTLESGVTQPERGRREMGRQGKFSFGQPGVRSRLGANHGGHQVVQPKRIMVQRRAQPLAGDTVITGESMRASRSDNQNKTGLPDRLKAGIENLSGYSMDDVRVHYNSEKPAQLEALAYTQGTDIHVASGQEKHLAHEAWHVVQQKQGRVKPTSQWNGLEKVNVDAGLEKEADVKGREVLRKERRVPVPSSIIYRMFESKATPPREKQPMRQFYPEVTQKMPTESSGNPTTIQFNQTTNDLFKENFTNYSGGKETDKTFHILNHDKSTVWTVGKSGIKDEYNALKKLSDNGCNTVLKGDLVPCNINMRGQDPSQGFAYPMKWISNGLSSNSNQPDFLKALTRLNSNHNTLNSLEEFQKFAKKEAVQDFQAILDQSTGIIYANDPRGIMSANPKAPMVRTLDLWSQHINQTKPMEPMVGQDLSFMNIDWDKEFKRKAMEGKVWEISLKNVPKFMDQSLKESREKGENFPMQYQSQNWDIVHINETENLVYLGPVLENKKSESFGVLGIVRSLL from the coding sequence ATGCGCACAACTCATACCTATAAACCGAAATATTCTCACTCTACCTCGTGGTCAGATGAACAAAAAAAGAAAGACTCCAGACGGAAAGGTTATCGAGAAATATTGGAAGCAGAGGAAAGGGAGTGGAACGCCGAAGAGGCGGTCGGGGAATGGGGAAGTATCAGTGCTAAGGTGATGCGCACCTTAGAATCAGGAGTAACCCAACCGGAAAGGGGACGGAGAGAGATGGGGCGGCAAGGCAAGTTTTCGTTTGGACAGCCTGGTGTTAGAAGCAGGCTTGGTGCGAATCACGGTGGGCATCAGGTAGTGCAGCCTAAAAGGATTATGGTGCAGCGGAGAGCACAACCGTTGGCGGGGGATACGGTGATAACTGGCGAAAGCATGAGGGCATCGAGGAGTGATAATCAAAACAAAACTGGCTTGCCTGATCGCCTCAAAGCAGGCATAGAAAACCTCTCGGGTTACTCGATGGATGATGTGAGGGTGCATTACAACTCGGAGAAACCGGCACAGTTGGAGGCACTAGCATATACACAGGGAACGGATATTCATGTGGCATCGGGCCAGGAGAAGCATTTGGCCCATGAGGCGTGGCATGTGGTTCAGCAGAAGCAGGGGAGGGTTAAGCCGACCTCCCAGTGGAATGGTTTAGAGAAAGTGAATGTGGATGCGGGGTTGGAGAAGGAAGCAGATGTGAAGGGACGAGAGGTATTGAGGAAAGAACGGAGGGTACCCGTCCCGAGCAGCATAATATATAGGATGTTCGAGTCGAAGGCCACCCCTCCGAGGGAAAAGCAGCCGATGAGGCAGTTTTACCCGGAAGTGACCCAAAAAATGCCAACAGAAAGTTCTGGTAACCCAACAACTATTCAATTTAATCAAACTACTAATGATTTATTCAAAGAAAATTTTACGAACTATAGTGGTGGAAAGGAAACTGATAAGACATTCCACATACTGAACCATGACAAAAGTACAGTCTGGACGGTCGGAAAATCTGGGATAAAAGATGAATACAATGCACTGAAAAAACTATCCGATAATGGATGTAATACAGTGTTGAAAGGTGATTTGGTGCCATGTAATATCAATATGCGAGGGCAAGACCCCAGTCAAGGGTTTGCCTATCCGATGAAATGGATAAGCAATGGTTTGTCGTCCAATTCAAACCAACCGGATTTCCTAAAAGCCCTAACAAGGTTGAACAGCAACCATAATACGTTAAATTCACTAGAAGAATTCCAAAAATTCGCAAAAAAAGAAGCTGTACAAGATTTCCAGGCAATTCTAGATCAATCCACCGGAATAATCTACGCCAATGATCCAAGAGGCATTATGTCGGCCAACCCCAAGGCACCGATGGTCCGGACATTAGATTTATGGAGTCAGCATATCAATCAAACCAAGCCTATGGAGCCTATGGTCGGACAGGATCTCTCATTCATGAATATAGATTGGGATAAGGAGTTCAAGAGGAAAGCAATGGAGGGAAAGGTGTGGGAAATCAGTCTAAAAAATGTCCCAAAGTTCATGGATCAATCCCTGAAGGAAAGTCGGGAAAAAGGAGAGAATTTTCCGATGCAATATCAATCCCAAAACTGGGATATAGTACACATAAACGAGACAGAAAATCTGGTTTATCTGGGACCGGTTTTAGAAAACAAAAAAAGCGAAAGTTTTGGAGTTTTGGGTATAGTGCGATCGCTCTTGTAG
- a CDS encoding DUF5615 family PIN-like protein, with the protein MTQIRLYLDEDTMDSDLIMALRLRNVNVVSTGEAQMLSRSDEEQLQWAYDHQRVIYSFNARDFYRIHTNFIEKRQEHSGIILGFQNYSIGEQMRRILRIIATKSAEEMKNQVEFLSAWGE; encoded by the coding sequence ATGACACAGATTCGCCTTTATTTAGATGAAGATACTATGGATAGCGATCTGATCATGGCCTTGCGTCTTCGCAACGTGAATGTTGTCTCGACAGGGGAAGCTCAAATGTTGTCCCGTAGCGATGAAGAACAATTACAATGGGCCTATGACCATCAGCGTGTTATTTATAGCTTTAATGCCCGAGACTTTTATAGAATTCATACTAATTTTATCGAGAAAAGACAAGAGCATTCAGGGATTATTTTAGGGTTTCAAAACTATTCTATTGGTGAGCAAATGCGGCGGATTTTAAGGATAATTGCCACTAAATCAGCAGAAGAAATGAAAAATCAAGTAGAATTTTTAAGTGCTTGGGGAGAATAA
- a CDS encoding VOC family protein, which produces MTPNNPQPNERPPIWIGHVSINVSDFKKSLDFFEFVGMRKVAEFPELAVLELRGGTHLVLRNKPEAAPGQASFDLMVDDLKGQQVALQEAGYAPSEIREGRIHSVFDVSEPSGNIISFYDSHVVGPV; this is translated from the coding sequence ATGACTCCAAATAATCCACAGCCAAATGAACGCCCTCCGATTTGGATTGGGCATGTTAGCATAAATGTTTCAGATTTCAAAAAATCTCTCGACTTCTTCGAGTTTGTGGGGATGCGAAAAGTTGCTGAATTTCCCGAGTTAGCAGTGCTAGAGTTGAGAGGGGGAACCCATCTGGTGCTTAGAAATAAACCTGAAGCAGCACCAGGACAAGCGAGTTTTGATCTGATGGTTGATGATTTGAAGGGTCAACAGGTCGCCCTGCAAGAGGCTGGCTATGCACCGAGCGAAATTCGCGAAGGCAGAATACACAGTGTGTTTGATGTCTCTGAACCTTCGGGAAACATAATTAGCTTTTACGACAGCCATGTGGTGGGGCCAGTCTAG
- a CDS encoding WD40 repeat domain-containing serine/threonine-protein kinase — MSYCLNPKCQNPQNPDQARFCAYCGNRLRLGGRFRALRLISIGGMGRTFLGVDEADDSKSKCIIKQLSLQHQDTNNAQKAAESFRQEAIRLQVLGQHPQIPELLAYFEADHQLGIAGEPALVHRYIEGESLATELETEGTFRENQVRQVLIELLPVLRFIHSHQVIHRDINPHNIIRRPPAESSLSHLPTQKTRKRFYSWGGRGSELFLVDFSAAKLTTKTVLARTGTMIGSAAYTASEQLMGKAIATSDLYSLGVTCIHLLTNVHPFDMFNSLEGKWVWVDYLRQPVSDQLTRILNKMVENLPNQRYQSATQVLGALGLHENFAAIPVTSLSTKVPPKFETPTWKCVHTFSEESSGINSIAFSPNGQTLASGSTDKTITIFNWQAKTVVAKLSGHLNVIEAVGFSPDGEIIASSSWDHTIKLWHGDTGNLIHTLCGHSAWVKCLAISQNGQLLASGSADQTIKLWMLKKASLQTTLFGHLGTVNAVAISKDGQLLASGSADKTIKLWNLATGKLSATITGHSASVESLTFSPSGQILISGSADKTIKIWLLKRDRYLQIPKKPLLTLTGHGHAVKSIAISPQGNTLISGSADKTVKIWHPGSGELLYTLTDHLSAVTTVAISHDGATIASSSQDNTIKIWQFE, encoded by the coding sequence ATGAGCTACTGTCTTAATCCTAAATGCCAAAATCCCCAAAATCCCGATCAGGCCAGGTTTTGTGCCTATTGTGGAAATAGATTACGATTGGGCGGACGCTTCCGTGCTCTGAGGCTGATTAGTATTGGTGGTATGGGGCGCACGTTTCTGGGGGTGGATGAGGCAGATGATAGCAAGAGTAAGTGTATCATCAAACAGTTATCGTTACAACATCAGGATACTAACAATGCTCAGAAAGCGGCTGAATCCTTCCGTCAAGAAGCTATTAGGCTGCAAGTGCTGGGACAACATCCTCAGATTCCCGAACTTCTGGCCTATTTTGAGGCAGATCATCAATTAGGTATCGCAGGAGAACCTGCTCTAGTCCACAGGTATATCGAGGGGGAAAGCTTAGCCACAGAACTGGAAACAGAGGGGACCTTTAGGGAAAACCAGGTTCGGCAAGTCCTGATTGAATTGCTGCCAGTGCTGCGCTTTATCCATAGTCATCAGGTAATTCATCGGGATATCAATCCCCACAATATCATTCGTCGCCCTCCTGCTGAGTCGTCTTTATCCCACTTACCAACACAAAAAACCAGGAAGAGGTTTTATTCTTGGGGAGGAAGGGGGAGCGAACTGTTTCTGGTGGATTTCAGTGCTGCTAAGCTGACTACAAAAACTGTGCTAGCACGAACGGGAACAATGATTGGCTCTGCGGCTTACACGGCTTCGGAACAGTTGATGGGAAAAGCGATCGCAACCAGCGATTTGTACAGTTTAGGGGTTACCTGTATTCATCTGCTTACCAATGTTCACCCCTTTGATATGTTTAATAGTCTGGAAGGGAAGTGGGTTTGGGTCGATTACCTCAGGCAACCTGTCAGTGATCAGCTTACTCGCATCCTGAACAAAATGGTAGAGAATTTACCAAACCAACGCTACCAATCAGCTACTCAAGTCCTCGGAGCACTGGGTTTACATGAGAATTTCGCTGCTATACCAGTAACGTCTTTATCTACAAAAGTTCCCCCTAAGTTTGAGACTCCTACTTGGAAATGTGTACATACCTTTTCTGAAGAGTCCAGTGGAATTAATTCTATCGCGTTTAGCCCGAATGGACAAACTCTAGCTAGTGGTAGTACAGATAAAACTATCACGATTTTTAACTGGCAAGCTAAAACAGTTGTCGCCAAACTTTCAGGACATTTAAATGTGATTGAGGCGGTTGGGTTTAGTCCAGATGGAGAAATTATCGCTAGTAGCAGTTGGGACCATACCATTAAACTATGGCATGGGGATACCGGAAATTTAATCCATACCCTTTGTGGACATTCTGCTTGGGTGAAGTGTCTGGCAATTAGTCAGAATGGGCAATTACTAGCTAGCGGTAGTGCGGATCAGACTATTAAGCTTTGGATGCTGAAAAAGGCATCATTACAGACAACTCTGTTTGGCCATTTAGGAACAGTTAATGCTGTAGCTATTAGTAAAGATGGACAACTGCTAGCTAGTGGTAGTGCTGACAAAACCATTAAGCTTTGGAATTTAGCAACCGGTAAGCTGAGCGCAACGATTACTGGACATTCGGCATCGGTGGAGTCACTCACCTTTAGCCCTAGTGGTCAAATCTTAATTAGTGGCAGTGCTGATAAAACGATTAAGATTTGGTTGCTCAAGAGGGATCGGTATTTACAAATACCAAAGAAACCGTTGCTTACTCTGACCGGACATGGGCATGCTGTTAAATCTATTGCCATTAGCCCTCAAGGTAATACCTTAATCAGTGGTAGCGCCGATAAGACTGTTAAAATCTGGCATCCTGGTAGTGGTGAATTGCTCTATACTCTCACTGATCATTTAAGCGCTGTTACTACTGTTGCTATTAGCCATGATGGTGCTACCATTGCTAGTAGTTCTCAAGATAATACTATTAAGATTTGGCAGTTTGAGTGA